atatttatttgtgatcTCTCATCtatcttgaaacaaattttgcaaaatgtacTTTAGTCGAAAAAgctattttatgcataatttattttattattattctttgtcTAAAATTGCATCAAAGTCATCTTTGTACCTCATTCCTAAaacaaagcaattatttttccaGATGACAAAAAGACGACGAATGATGTAATTGGAACCACAACTCCTAATGGTAAatgtttttgttcaatttttttcatagcacatcatttgaaataagaaataaatttctaagtttCATTACAGTTctctatataacataaaatcataatggTCTGATaccgttttccattgttgtcggcgCATTTTTATTGaccggaaaatcacgtggtaggatccagttttcccccattcatttccatattgtttaggttgtcatcagcataaaattaacaaaagtcgtaaaggtattgttttcctttaaatagttttgtatccttaatttaaagttatttttcagtactgctattattagcgagaattttaaattatggttgagaaatcatcaaatttgtttgtacaatataatgtattaagaatataaatgttattaaaaaaatgataattaagaaaatcacTTCTGTTCACGAAGAGATCTAAATgcttataatactaatagatagtAATATTNctctttgtaatttatttaacaagcgtaagtaaacagaattccttttagtacatagatgttatgtgaatatttttaactttagttgaaaaactgttttctgccaagaaaaaacaattattgctaagcaatcatcggggttggtgagcggtaGCGAACTGGGGGCTTTGCCCCctagtactttaaaaaaagtgattgaaCTGCAGACTGGGTAAACTAAAAGAATGCATTTTGCTACACTTTAGACTATTCCAAACTGAAATACTTTCACAGATTCCTACTGATTTTCTTCTTCGGTCAAACCACGTTGTCGCTACAAATGATGGTTCTTTTTACAACTATTACTTTCTTCAGAGAGCAGCGCCATCCGTCTCAAATAGTGTaactaattttgagttttgGTGGAAATATAAATCTTACATTCAGATCAGAAAAAAGCAAATCTTACGTATCTACCTgctttcgttttttcttttattgaactCCGCCAGGTCTAATCTTAATGGACTACAAAGAATGGTCCTGTGTAGCCCTCTCAGGCTGTCTTAGGACCACACGAACTGTACGTAGACCACTGAgttataatcattttataaactgttataaacttatcaatgtttcatattattagtccagttaattttattgtaatgtattttaaagttcaGCTCAGTTGAGGTCAATTGAAAGTCCAGGATGGTCGAACGTATGGGTATATACATTGTAAATTAAGAATGGCAAACAGCAATTTTGTTTAGTTCGAATGTAAGCGCATATACATTGcaaattaagaatttcaaaagcGGTTATGTTTAGTCTTATTttgtgatgtaaaaatttgcagaaCATCGATATGAAATGTGCGTGAATGTAATAAGTTACAAGTGCACttatataatcaataaatattgtttttgttttctataaggaatttattattgttaaattaacagCATTACAAgccaacaataaaaataaataaaaaccaaacatGACACTTTCATGCACTTGAGCACACTGAATTAGTTTAAAACTGTTGatatagtttctgaaaaaattacaaaaagcacatttataaacaaaacttgagcaacaaatagttttttacataaattttcagcacatcttatataaaaatatacttttaaagtaaatagtGTGTTTTCTCTATGCTGCAGATGCATTCATGTGTCCAAGATTCATGGGATTATTTCCTGATCCAAATGACTGTTCCAAGTACTACAAATGTACTTCTTATGttccaaatttgaaaacatGTGGGAGGAATTTTCTCTTTGATGGAGTCGCGAAACGATGCAAAAAACCGGAGAAAGTGAACTGTGGATCAAGGAAAAGACCGACAAGTAatgaaagagtttttttctGTGATCATACAGATATTTACAAGATTTACTTTAATTCTAGGTCGCTAGACTTTGAAAAGCCCTATGTAAATCATTTTGTGAGATCTTTTGAGTATTCACCCTGTTATGTTGCCCCTACTAAATAGCgaaagctaatttaaaatatttagtgatcAAGCGAATACGcttttattattcaatgaagtatgcatatattattttcaaatatcatttctaaaaatgaacaactttacatttttgcttcaaattttatgccatagcttattttttatcagaaaagcatattttttaaattgaatacatATTCAGATATATATTCAGATACATATTCAGATATACATATACagataaacatatatttaaattgttggGCATCACTAGAGTCATAACCAAATTTCAAGATATTTCTCGTGTCTGTTGTCAGGTACATATTTGGACCTTTAATGGCCCTAACCAAATTTAGCAGTCACtgaatttttctattggctatcaCAGCGCTTGAATACGCCATCTATAGAGAAGAACAGTTCCATGTCTTGACCCACCCCTTTCTTCCTTTTCTCAGGAGTGTAAAAATATGCTATGATATTTTCCCCATTCTTAATATTCCTGTATATAGATGTATATTGTTAAatacatcttttaaaatttctacaactTTTCTTCTAGAACTATGTTCAATTTAGTTTTCTActccatatagtttcctaatttaaaagttttaaatctatttgaaaatcgaGGCACAAACTAACGTACTTCTTTCTCCTATACGCTGATGGTGAAAGCATGTGatgtgttgccataggtagagaattctgctctacgccacgtGTAGCCCATTTTGGTTGCCAATACATTGTGTTGGTAAATCTTAGATAATCCTCTTCCATCCTCTCCCACCCTTACGAAAAGAAATGTTCCACTTTTAACGCTACttatcaacatttttaatacactGGTGTGcgaaacttaagcaacaagtgcgttgtcataactctacaagaaatcatccgattgacatgaaatttgaatatgatgtacattattttgtacttaaacgatggtaaaagaataatggcgcagaattgaatataaagcttaaagtagggtatggaacaaaaaaaggctttatttgacatatagtggcgttacacatgattgcctgaagaagcgtaagtacaactggcagatgttccctagtatgggatatgccctccccttactgtaattgttgcttGGCATCGTCTCTCCATGCTAAGCACTGGATTATCCAGAAGTTCTTGGGGTAAACGTCTCCATTCCTCCTTTAACGCATCTTTCAGCTGATGGGTGTTACCAGGAGGATACTGTCGTGTCGCAAGACGTCTCCCTAAtgcatcccacacatgctctatgggatttagatctggagagtaagctggccaatccattcgtgtgatatcttcactttccagtagctcttgaacattagcagtacggtgtggccgggcattgtcatccataaaaatgaagtctggtccaatggcccctcggaacagacgcacatggggtaggattacctcattgcagtagcggtctccagttacagaacctcggtcgaagatctgaagctcagtccgcccgttcaacataatgccaccccagacgacaactccaggaccaccgtaacgatctctttccgcgatgttattgggatgaaatcgagctccaacctctctccagatcaactgacgttgagaatcgcttgtagcactaaaacgactctcatctgtgaagaggacgcgactccattgatgaggtgtccaggtttcgtgttctctgcaccactctaaacggtgccgccgatggctaacttttaaaggtatgcagcgttcaggacgtctagcaaataagccacctttgtggaggcgtctggccactgtaaatcttgatacttgTCGTCCTGTGGCTGTGCACAGTTGCTGAGATATGGCGCTCGCTGACTGAAAACGGTTTCTTTTCGTCTGGAGGACAATGTAACGGTCATCTCTTGGTGTTGTTTTCCTTGGACGACCACCagttttaaaggcattccaagcacgataaacaacacttttgttgattccgaactcttcggcgacactggtcacactacgcccctcctcaagcttcccaatcattcttcctcgagtaaagtcgtctaaatgatttcttgaagatATGTTTCACGAAACAAATCACTTGCACTTGCAGAGAATGTCTTTAACTACGGTGCTCTTCATCGTTTTATCGCAGCTTTGACCTGCGAGGCGCCGACCCACAAGGTTTACATACACTTACATCACCTacgacgttttatttctaaaatttgcatacaaataatctttctactgaattacgtgcatattatactgcaatttcatggctagcttatactttgttggggagctgtcgccgaaaaaccacttgttgcttaagttttgcacaccagtgtataaactataaaacttaaaagctaCCTATTAGATAAGTAAAAGGCATTCCCTGACAAGAGGTGTTATCGAGATTAAGGCATCAGAATTTTGCATCGAGGTCGTGTGATCAGATTTACTTCCATATTCAGATCGTAAGGATCTGAATATGGGTGAGCTTCAAGTTGCCTGCAGGGATAGAATCGCAGTTCTTCGCGTTGATAGACCAGTGTTTTAAGCACTGAGTCATCGTTGCTTCCTAGATATGTGGAACGTTGCAATTTAAAACGAAAGTACTTTATACTAAATTATGAATTgtccataaataaaaataccaacttcattcaatttttgttaaaggGTAAGCATGCAACTTTCAAATGAACTAATACCTTAATGCCTATAAGcctatgcatgtttttttttaattgaacactACGAAGTTTCactacatgaaaataaaaaaagaaataacacaaattaaaaaaaagacattttatctAGCActcacgaattttttttatcttcctaGTTTGTCTTTATCTAAGCATGGTTGGTCTTATctaatgtaaaagaaattaaagcagcgtcgataaaaaatataatgaatgttTACAGATCATAGAAAGTAAAGTAGGTCATAAAATTCCATATTatctggtaatttttccatggcAGGTgaagattatttcttttataatgcagcaaaatttggtaatagctctgattgaaaataaagcaataatttttttttgtaaatttaggtGAAGCCACAGTCGGTACAACCCCTATACCAACAAGACCAGAACCTACTACAATTACCTCAATGCCAACAACCACTCCACCTGTCACTCCACAGCCAACAATCACTCCATCTACCACTCCACAGTCAACAACCACTCCACCTACCACTCCACAGTCAACAACCACTCTTCAACCAACATCCACTTCACCTACAACTCCACAGCCAACAATTACTCCACCTACCACTCCACAGCTAACAACCACTCCACCTACAACTCTACAGCCAACAACCACTCCACCTACAACTCCACGGCCAACAACCACTCCACCTACAACTCCACAGCCAACAACCACTCCATCTACCACTCCACAGCCAACAACCGCTTCACCTACCACTCTACAGCCAACAACCACTCCACCTACAACTCCACAGCCAACAACCACTTCACCTACCACTCCACATCCAACAACCACCCCACCTACCACTCCACAGCCATCCACTCCAACTCCAAAACCTACTGAGCCTCCTAAAACAGATTGTGATGAGGATGATTTGGATTGCATCATTAAAGAAACTGGTGATATTTCTAAATGGTTTGAATGCCCAGAAGCAATTGGAGCCTATCGCCATCCAAGTAGCAATAAGCTCTTCATTTTCTGTAAGAATTGGAAGCCGTTTGTTAAGAAGTGTGGTCAAAAATCAGTGTATTCTGAACAAATGAGAACTTGCGTTAGGCCTtaagatgaagaaaaagaaaaattttattttattttgttttaatttaattttacttaattttatttaacgttaTTGCGTAAcaccataaaatgaaaaacaaactttttaaaaaaagttttcgttaCGTAATAAAGGATTTTTTGGTTTACAGTTATGTAAAAAgaaccaaaattattattctttgtataagtaaatcataatataataaatgtttgtgacaaaaaaaaattcctgtaaaATTCGTTATCTATGCTGTACTAATAAACGAAAGTTTGTGTAACTGTCTGTATCTCTCATAGTTCCCCGAACAATTGGAAGTATTATNCTCCACAGTCAACAACCACTCCACCTACCACTCCACAGCCAACAACCACTCTACAGCCAACATCCACTTCACCTACAACTCCACAGCCAACAATTACTCCACCTACCACTCCACAGCCAACAACCACTCCACCTACAACTCTACAGCCAACAACCACTCCACCTAAAACTCCACAGCCAACAACCACTCCATCTACAACTCCACAGCCAACAACCACTACACCTACCACTCCACAGCCAACAACCACTCCACCTACAACTCCACAGCCAACAACCACTTCACCTACCACTCCACATCCAACCACCACCCCACCTACCACTCCACAGCCATCCACTCCAACTCCAAAACCAACTGGGCCTCCTAAAACAGATTGTGATGAGGATGATTTGGATTGCATCATTAAAGAAACTGGTGATATTTCTAAATGGTTTGAATGCCCAGAAGCAATTGGAGCCTATCGCCATCCAAGTAGCAATAAGCTCTTCATTTTCTGTAAGAATTGGAAGCCGTTTGTTAAGAAGTGTGGTCAGAACTTAACGTATTCTGAAAAAATGAGAACTTGCGTAAcaccataaaatgaaaaacaagctttttcaaaaaagttttcgtTACGTAATAAAGGATTTTTTGGTTTACAGTTATGTAAAAAgaaccaaaattattattctttatataagTAAAtcctaatataataaatgtttgtgacaaaaaaaaattcctgtaaaATTCGTTATCTATGCTGTACTAATAAACGAAAGTTTGTGTAACTGTCTGTATCTCTCATAGTTCCCCGAACAATTGGAAGTATTATCCAAAAATTCAGACAATGATTGCAAGggaaattttgatcttttttccAATTAAGGAATTTTACGTTTGCGGAAACTGTtagcacaattttaaaagatcTTGATTCAACTTTTGAGACCAAAATGAGCATAGGAAATTTAAAActcctttcctttttttaacacGATAGTTGTAAAAGcattcttttgtaaatattccATCCCCaagaaatagtttgaaaatttctagcattaaagctggaaagaaattattaacttcCATCTCCTCATTTTGGTCTATCCGAATTTAGCATGGGTAAAAACGacaccatttctaaaagcttcaagcattattttttaaggtataccaatagttttcaaaaacggTTGCTgctaaaagaaagattatttttacaaagttaatACAAAAGTGTTCGTAGTAATTTGTCACCTGTCTGTACATGtctagaatttttataaattaatgtgtggtaataatattttcactttaaattgtattttgctgaaaatcatttttacccTTTCTTTCATCCtccttttaatttcttatttgtttattttaaacatacgaTGTATTTCTCGGAACTTTGGAAACTTTCATTTCAGTagctttatactttttttaatacttgaagACATCAGTAGAAAAATGGTTTATGCCCGTAAGAgttaattcagagaaaaaaggattttgcaggcgaaaaataaaagtttttccacAATACGTTATTCTTTCCTGTGTAATAACTCAAAACTAATACCAATTTTTCCCTTCATTGATTTGTCAACACTCAGTAATCCTTAAGACAAGAGAGGTGCTCATCCAATtgtcatttttgtgaaaaatggacaTGAACTGTTCTTCCCCCTTggttttcatttactttattaattagtCTACTTTTAAATCCTAAACGAAATTTCGGTGGTTTTTGATAGAAATTATGAAACTATAATTACAACTTACGTAAATCATATGTGGCAAAAATATAAAGagcaattatgaaaaaacaacAGCCTATTTCatcaaatgatttataaa
This window of the Parasteatoda tepidariorum isolate YZ-2023 chromosome 4, CAS_Ptep_4.0, whole genome shotgun sequence genome carries:
- the LOC107452068 gene encoding mucin-2, whose protein sequence is MLEYLNSKLIFGIVLCLAIAIFLLDSHVDASALKSRSSSEESSDEIFNIIEWVRDWDWNRDRGMDKQKNFKCPSSHGSFSDIEDCSAYFMCRNWNSKWKPCQGRKRFDRYRKVCLPFNIAVCDDGSDKQKNFKCPSSYGTFSDVEDCSAYFICKNWNSKWKSCQGNKRFDRYRKVCLPFVFARCDDGSDDKKTTNDVIGTTTPNDAFMCPRFMGLFPDPNDCSKYYKCTSYVPNLKTCGRNFLFDGVAKRCKKPEKVNCGSRKRPTSEATVGTTPIPTRPEPTTITSMPTTTPPVTPQPTITPSTTPQSTTTPPTTPQSTTTLQPTSTSPTTPQPTITPPTTPQLTTTPPTTLQPTTTPPTTPRPTTTPPTTPQPTTTPSTTPQPTTASPTTLQPTTTPPTTPQPTTTSPTTPHPTTTPPTTPQPSTPTPKPTEPPKTDCDEDDLDCIIKETGDISKWFECPEAIGAYRHPSSNKLFIFCKNWKPFVKKCGQKSVYSEQMRTCVSSPNNWKYYXPQSTTTPPTTPQPTTTLQPTSTSPTTPQPTITPPTTPQPTTTPPTTLQPTTTPPKTPQPTTTPSTTPQPTTTTPTTPQPTTTPPTTPQPTTTSPTTPHPTTTPPTTPQPSTPTPKPTGPPKTDCDEDDLDCIIKETGDISKWFECPEAIGAYRHPSSNKLFIFCKNWKPFVKKCGQNLTYSEKMRTCIDSKMQEYMKSKLILGTVLCLAMGIFLLDSHVDASAVKSRSSSKESSKESNNDSFKCPCFAGILPHPNDCSKYYMCVFGFPRLGTCGKNFLFDGVHDCKVDGKCKPEKEVNCGSRKRPTSETTVGTTPIPTTPEPTTTTCTPPTTPQPTTTPPTTTQPTTTPPTTTQPTTTPLTTTQPTTIPPTTIQPTTTPPTTAQPTTPTPKPTGPPETDCDEDDLDCIIKETGDISVWFECPEAIGAYRHPSSNKLFIFCKNWKPLVKKCGQKSVYSEQMRTCVRP